The proteins below come from a single Agromyces flavus genomic window:
- a CDS encoding Lrp/AsnC family transcriptional regulator, whose product MNGYDAVDRALLKALADDPRATVVALADRLKLSRNTVQARMARLEASGAFLSFERSIDPSPLGYPLEAFVSVHARQKVLAEVVRRIAEIPEVIQAHGLSGQVDLLVRVVCRDAHDLFRIDEQILAIDGVERTETSLAMGELIPYRLAPLLTR is encoded by the coding sequence ATGAACGGCTACGACGCGGTCGACCGGGCGCTCCTGAAGGCGCTCGCCGATGATCCGCGCGCGACGGTCGTCGCCTTGGCCGACCGGCTGAAGCTGAGCCGCAACACCGTGCAGGCGCGGATGGCGCGCCTGGAGGCATCCGGCGCGTTCCTCTCGTTCGAGCGCAGCATCGATCCGTCGCCGCTCGGGTATCCGCTCGAGGCGTTTGTGTCGGTGCACGCCCGGCAGAAGGTCCTCGCCGAGGTGGTGCGCCGGATCGCCGAGATCCCCGAGGTGATCCAGGCCCACGGGCTCTCGGGGCAGGTCGACCTGCTGGTCCGGGTCGTGTGTCGCGATGCCCACGACCTATTCCGCATCGACGAGCAGATCCTCGCGATCGACGGCGTCGAGCGCACCGAGACCTCGCTCGCGATGGGCGAGCTCATCCCCTACAGGCTGGCGCCGCTGCTCACGCGGTGA